A window from Chitinophaga filiformis encodes these proteins:
- a CDS encoding SDR family oxidoreductase, producing the protein MQKTIFITGASSGLGKAAALLFHANGWKVIATMRNTAKEYELSKLPDITLLPLDVTDTKQIRETVESVLSHHTVDVVLNNAGYGLIGPLEALSDEQIQLQVQTNLFGVIRVTSAFVPYFRERKSGTFINITSSFGLLGYPTCSIYNATKFGVDGFSESLALELAQFGIKVKVVAPGGMQTDFAGRSLQGGMHDAYKQLVAKVSEGYSEEKIANYTRAEEVAQIIYDAATDNKDQLRYIAGKDAIALYNSRLEQTPEGQFREMRAGFLF; encoded by the coding sequence ATGCAAAAGACAATTTTCATTACAGGAGCATCATCAGGCTTAGGCAAAGCAGCCGCCCTGTTGTTCCACGCAAACGGCTGGAAGGTAATAGCCACCATGCGTAATACGGCAAAGGAATACGAACTCTCCAAACTGCCTGATATCACCTTATTACCCCTTGACGTAACAGACACAAAACAGATCAGGGAAACAGTCGAATCGGTTTTGTCACACCACACCGTTGATGTTGTGTTGAACAACGCGGGTTACGGATTAATAGGTCCCCTCGAAGCGCTCAGTGACGAGCAGATACAATTGCAGGTGCAGACAAATCTGTTTGGCGTGATCCGCGTTACAAGTGCTTTTGTACCTTATTTCCGGGAAAGGAAAAGTGGAACATTCATCAATATTACATCTTCGTTTGGCTTGTTAGGATATCCCACCTGCTCTATTTATAATGCGACCAAGTTCGGTGTCGACGGCTTTTCAGAGAGCCTCGCGCTCGAGCTGGCGCAATTCGGGATCAAAGTGAAAGTGGTCGCTCCCGGCGGCATGCAAACCGACTTTGCCGGAAGATCCCTCCAGGGCGGGATGCACGATGCCTACAAGCAGTTGGTGGCCAAAGTAAGTGAAGGCTATAGCGAGGAAAAGATCGCCAATTACACCAGGGCAGAAGAGGTCGCTCAGATCATCTATGATGCCGCAACGGATAATAAAGACCAACTGAGGTACATAGCCGGTAAAGACGCTATTGCTTTATATAACAGTCGACTGGAACAGACGCCGGAAGGACAGTTCCGGGAAATGAGGGCGGGCTTCCTGTTTTAG
- a CDS encoding YHS domain-containing (seleno)protein, producing the protein MKNFLLVAVMMVFTAWQANAQQQEVFSKDGKAINGYDAVAFFKAAKPVKGADSLSYVYKDVRWLFSSRENLEAFKGNPEHYAPQYGGYCAYGTAAGHKAPTEVETWTIVNDKLYFNYNMKVKESWVKDRAALIEKADQQWPTVKQQK; encoded by the coding sequence ATGAAAAACTTCTTATTAGTAGCCGTAATGATGGTTTTTACAGCATGGCAGGCAAACGCTCAACAACAGGAAGTGTTCTCTAAAGATGGTAAAGCCATCAATGGATATGACGCAGTTGCATTCTTCAAGGCAGCAAAGCCGGTGAAGGGCGCCGACAGTCTGTCTTATGTATACAAAGACGTTCGCTGGCTGTTCTCTTCGAGAGAAAATCTCGAAGCATTCAAAGGCAATCCCGAGCATTACGCTCCGCAGTACGGTGGTTACTGTGCGTATGGTACAGCAGCCGGTCATAAGGCCCCGACAGAAGTGGAAACATGGACAATAGTGAATGATAAGCTTTATTTCAACTATAACATGAAAGTAAAGGAATCGTGGGTGAAAGATCGGGCGGCATTGATCGAAAAGGCAGATCAGCAGTGGCCGACAGTCAAACAGCAGAAATAG
- a CDS encoding nuclear transport factor 2 family protein, with the protein MNIHDQIHNWIAASNAFDTNRYLDFYLPDAVLDDPSVGRKFIGHKGIKDYFDSYFIGYNTQSRIVRLVVVDSENAHLEVEFTGDFPEGKIGGTFDLRFRNGKIAFAKADLIH; encoded by the coding sequence ATGAACATACACGATCAGATTCATAACTGGATAGCCGCCAGCAATGCCTTTGATACAAACAGATATCTTGATTTTTATCTGCCGGATGCAGTTTTAGACGATCCATCGGTAGGCAGAAAATTCATAGGCCATAAAGGCATAAAAGATTATTTCGATAGCTATTTTATAGGTTACAATACACAAAGCAGAATTGTCAGACTTGTGGTGGTGGATAGTGAAAACGCTCACCTGGAAGTTGAATTTACAGGTGATTTTCCGGAAGGGAAAATTGGCGGGACCTTTGACCTTAGATTTCGGAATGGAAAAATAGCCTTTGCAAAAGCAGATTTAATACATTAA
- a CDS encoding NAD(P)-dependent oxidoreductase, with the protein MKLAIIGASAGIGAETVNLALKRGYSVRALSRNNTTLPEHDSLTKVTGTALSTDDLKTTIAGTDAVIVTVGTKKKKGTTLFSDLAKALSMATSELNYGAPVIIVTGFGTGESASYLTFFMRLIINLLLKDQYKDKTLLEEIISKSTINWEFVKPGMLTNGPLTSNYKVISKLFKGIKINKISRADVADYLIKEVENPRFLHHHIALTV; encoded by the coding sequence ATGAAATTAGCCATTATTGGAGCTTCTGCGGGAATAGGTGCAGAAACGGTGAATCTTGCATTAAAACGCGGGTATTCAGTCAGAGCACTTTCAAGAAATAACACGACTCTGCCTGAACATGATTCGCTAACTAAAGTAACAGGCACGGCCTTATCAACGGATGATCTTAAAACAACAATTGCTGGTACCGATGCGGTGATCGTGACCGTTGGAACTAAAAAGAAGAAAGGTACGACATTGTTTTCAGACCTGGCAAAAGCGTTGTCGATGGCCACATCCGAATTAAATTACGGCGCCCCGGTAATTATTGTCACTGGCTTTGGAACAGGCGAAAGCGCTAGTTACTTAACTTTTTTCATGCGCCTTATCATTAATCTTTTACTAAAGGATCAGTATAAAGACAAAACGCTTTTGGAGGAAATAATATCTAAAAGTACTATTAATTGGGAATTTGTGAAGCCTGGGATGTTAACTAATGGTCCATTGACTTCAAACTACAAGGTGATAAGTAAATTATTTAAAGGGATAAAAATAAACAAGATTTCCAGAGCAGATGTAGCGGATTACCTTATTAAAGAGGTGGAAAATCCAAGGTTTTTACACCATCATATTGCGTTAACGGTCTAA
- a CDS encoding spondin domain-containing protein yields the protein MKQRNLKALAILSTGILLASCKKDDNDNVSQPNTITIENVLESKPLVESGTFKGTGAAPLIFPGESVSFTFSAAKNQRLTFATMYGWSNDLFFAPANPGIELYNADGTPKTGDVSAQIKLWDNGTRVNQAPGMAVVHPGTAEASAKNVKEVAGTDDFGHNYLAASQLMKVSLAYNGNSTFTITIMNNSGGTANETPFSPGVWAISYVAGGNLLLPEPIYSSDKPTANGLTNLSEAGDNSILGTYLSGQTGIFTPLSPVLVVVYNGAENPFYKTGEMDRGEGLKDLAQKGDASVLAASLKNRAGVKSVYVLKDPASTVLLPKIGGAAGGKVSQLLNVTAGDRIAIATMYGFSNDWFFATMGNDVDATQKGDISSAIGLFDDGTAINQFPGAGITQFNLAGTPLNESKAIAAVPNPNMFTTLPSLNNIIKVTLQ from the coding sequence ATGAAACAACGTAACCTGAAAGCCTTAGCGATACTGTCAACAGGCATATTATTAGCCTCCTGTAAAAAAGACGACAACGACAATGTATCGCAACCGAACACGATCACTATCGAAAACGTACTTGAAAGTAAGCCACTGGTAGAATCGGGGACGTTTAAAGGTACGGGCGCCGCTCCGCTTATTTTTCCCGGTGAATCAGTATCCTTTACATTCTCTGCTGCGAAAAACCAGCGGCTCACCTTTGCAACGATGTACGGTTGGAGTAATGACCTGTTTTTCGCCCCTGCAAACCCCGGCATTGAATTATACAACGCCGATGGCACACCCAAAACGGGGGATGTTTCCGCCCAGATCAAATTATGGGACAATGGCACCCGTGTTAACCAGGCGCCTGGCATGGCTGTTGTACACCCGGGAACAGCCGAGGCATCCGCTAAAAACGTCAAAGAGGTGGCAGGTACGGATGATTTTGGCCACAACTACCTGGCAGCGTCACAGTTGATGAAGGTATCATTGGCCTATAATGGTAATTCGACGTTTACCATTACCATCATGAACAATTCGGGAGGTACAGCTAATGAGACGCCTTTCAGCCCCGGTGTATGGGCCATATCTTACGTAGCCGGCGGGAACCTGCTCTTACCTGAGCCGATCTATTCATCGGATAAACCGACTGCCAATGGCCTTACCAATCTTTCTGAAGCAGGCGATAACTCCATACTAGGTACGTATCTGAGCGGGCAGACAGGCATTTTCACGCCACTCTCACCGGTTCTGGTGGTTGTATACAACGGTGCTGAAAACCCATTCTATAAAACGGGTGAAATGGACCGTGGAGAAGGCCTTAAAGACCTGGCCCAGAAAGGCGACGCTTCCGTACTGGCTGCAAGTCTGAAAAACAGGGCAGGCGTTAAAAGTGTATACGTATTGAAAGATCCGGCCAGTACCGTACTGCTGCCAAAGATCGGAGGTGCTGCCGGCGGTAAAGTTTCCCAGCTACTTAATGTGACAGCCGGAGACAGGATAGCGATTGCAACTATGTATGGTTTCTCTAATGACTGGTTCTTCGCTACGATGGGAAACGACGTAGACGCTACACAAAAAGGCGATATTTCCAGTGCCATCGGACTGTTTGATGATGGAACAGCCATTAACCAATTCCCGGGCGCTGGTATTACACAGTTCAACCTGGCAGGTACGCCACTGAACGAAAGCAAAGCAATAGCAGCTGTGCCTAACCCTAACATGTTTACAACGTTACCATCTCTGAACAATATCATTAAGGTAACGCTGCAATAA
- a CDS encoding helix-turn-helix domain-containing protein — protein sequence MKKQPVIFHSIAQLHKAMGQAAPKHPLLSILDYGKAVFDPVDFEQGIILDFYKISFKTHFSGQLKYGQGNYDFEEGGMSFIAPGQLLRMQDEEADYSGMSLHIHPDFLRPYSLNAKIKQYGFFSYSAAEALYLSEKEKATILSIYAFIQDELNERMDKFSQDVMISQIELLLNYASRFYDRQFLTRKAINNDLLSQLEKQLDEYFNNDKSLMKGLPSVNALAEALHVTPRYLSDLLRHLIGLNTQQFIHEKVIEKAKEYLAKDELTIAEISYYLGFEHPQSFNKLFKSKTTLSPSGYRKRLLN from the coding sequence ATGAAGAAGCAACCTGTCATATTTCATTCAATCGCCCAGCTGCATAAAGCAATGGGGCAAGCTGCTCCTAAGCATCCACTTCTGAGCATCCTGGATTATGGTAAGGCAGTGTTTGATCCGGTGGATTTTGAACAGGGTATAATATTGGATTTTTACAAGATCTCTTTTAAAACCCATTTCTCAGGCCAGTTGAAATACGGACAGGGAAATTATGATTTTGAAGAAGGAGGGATGTCATTCATCGCCCCCGGGCAACTATTGCGCATGCAGGATGAGGAAGCCGACTACAGCGGGATGTCCCTGCATATACATCCCGATTTCCTGCGTCCTTATTCCCTGAATGCTAAGATCAAACAATACGGCTTTTTCAGTTACTCGGCTGCGGAAGCATTGTACCTGTCTGAAAAGGAAAAAGCAACGATCCTGAGCATCTATGCGTTCATCCAGGATGAGCTCAATGAAAGAATGGACAAATTCAGCCAGGATGTGATGATTTCACAGATTGAATTGCTCCTTAACTATGCCAGCCGTTTTTATGACAGGCAGTTTCTGACGCGGAAGGCTATAAATAACGATTTACTTAGCCAATTGGAAAAGCAACTGGATGAATATTTTAACAATGACAAGTCCCTGATGAAAGGATTACCATCCGTTAATGCCCTGGCGGAAGCGCTGCATGTAACACCCCGTTACCTGAGTGATTTACTGAGGCATCTGATCGGGTTGAATACGCAACAGTTCATCCATGAAAAAGTGATTGAAAAAGCCAAGGAGTACCTGGCAAAAGATGAACTAACAATCGCCGAAATATCATATTACCTGGGGTTTGAACATCCACAGTCTTTCAACAAGCTATTCAAAAGTAAAACCACGCTGTCTCCTTCCGGTTACAGAAAGCGTTTATTGAATTGA
- a CDS encoding response regulator transcription factor: MNRVLLLEDDPDIIELLTIHLNDLGCEVAAVTNGQEGFAMATAQTFDLMILDIMLPGMNGMDVCRKIRQIDRRIPILILSAKSEEIDKIIGLETGADDYLTKPFSIREFIARVKVIFRRKEDYVPAPEAVPATSVLRFAGLEIDMDKRKVMLNENRVDLSPKEFDLITLLASNPGKSYSRKRLLNLVWGYDFEGYEHTVNSHINRLRGKIEEDLSNPKFILTTWGVGYRFNEEL; encoded by the coding sequence ATGAATAGGGTACTGTTATTGGAAGATGATCCCGATATAATAGAGCTGCTGACCATCCACCTGAATGACCTGGGTTGTGAAGTAGCCGCTGTCACCAATGGGCAGGAAGGTTTTGCTATGGCCACCGCGCAGACCTTTGATCTGATGATACTGGATATTATGCTTCCCGGAATGAATGGTATGGACGTCTGCCGGAAGATCAGGCAGATAGACCGCCGTATCCCTATATTGATCCTGTCTGCCAAGTCGGAAGAGATCGATAAGATAATAGGACTGGAAACCGGGGCGGACGACTATCTGACAAAACCTTTCAGCATACGGGAATTTATAGCCAGGGTAAAGGTGATCTTCCGCAGAAAGGAAGATTATGTGCCGGCTCCCGAAGCTGTCCCCGCTACCTCTGTGCTCCGGTTTGCGGGGCTGGAGATAGATATGGATAAAAGAAAAGTAATGCTGAACGAGAACAGGGTAGACCTGTCCCCCAAGGAGTTTGATCTGATTACCCTGCTGGCCTCCAACCCGGGGAAAAGTTATAGCCGGAAGCGCCTGCTTAACCTGGTTTGGGGCTACGATTTCGAAGGGTATGAGCATACCGTCAACTCTCATATCAACAGGTTAAGGGGAAAGATTGAGGAAGACCTGTCCAACCCTAAATTTATATTGACCACATGGGGCGTGGGGTACAGGTTCAATGAAGAATTATAA
- a CDS encoding helix-turn-helix domain-containing protein — protein MAKKKILHIPAFRMNDSGSKGIKINRLDPEIDISGEHSIASPHRDDHYMLVVIEQGKLNGNIDFEEIGLEGPFLMMVFPGQVHLLTPQTPLYGWIIDVDRAMIDQEMREDLETRCKYLLPLHQSPSDAAFQHILKLLNVMQDLYNQPLDTRHKAIAALLISVLHIINGLALNITETASRKKNRPQQIKQQFLALLYQHYSEWKKPSEYAAKLTVSTAHLNDTLKQLTGRSTMSIIQEHCVREAERLLQFTDLSTKEISYQLGYPNPSHFIAIFKSQKGITPMQYRSSVN, from the coding sequence ATGGCAAAGAAAAAGATCTTACATATCCCTGCATTTCGCATGAACGATTCCGGCTCCAAAGGGATCAAAATAAACAGGCTGGACCCTGAAATTGATATTTCAGGCGAACATAGTATTGCAAGCCCTCATCGTGACGATCACTATATGCTGGTTGTTATAGAACAAGGAAAACTTAACGGAAATATTGATTTTGAGGAAATCGGGTTAGAGGGACCTTTTTTAATGATGGTGTTTCCCGGACAGGTACATTTACTAACACCTCAAACGCCGTTGTATGGATGGATTATTGATGTTGATCGGGCAATGATAGATCAGGAAATGAGAGAGGATCTGGAAACCAGGTGCAAATACCTTTTGCCGCTGCATCAATCTCCATCTGATGCTGCTTTCCAGCATATCCTGAAATTATTAAATGTAATGCAGGACCTCTATAACCAACCTTTGGACACAAGGCATAAAGCAATTGCAGCTCTGTTGATCTCCGTTTTACACATAATAAATGGCCTGGCCTTAAATATCACGGAAACAGCATCCCGAAAAAAGAACAGGCCACAGCAGATCAAGCAGCAGTTTCTTGCCTTACTTTATCAGCATTACAGCGAGTGGAAGAAACCATCCGAATATGCAGCAAAGCTTACCGTTTCTACTGCCCATCTTAATGACACACTGAAGCAACTCACCGGCAGATCGACAATGTCAATTATCCAGGAACATTGCGTAAGAGAGGCCGAGCGGTTGTTACAGTTCACAGATCTAAGTACAAAAGAAATCAGTTATCAGCTTGGCTATCCCAACCCCAGTCATTTTATTGCAATCTTTAAGTCACAAAAGGGTATTACGCCCATGCAGTATCGTAGCTCCGTTAATTAA
- a CDS encoding sensor histidine kinase, which produces MSVKTIRGNLLFWKIAAVFSILLFTLGVVYMWIASNLSRSYYTTAHQELYGNIASHLADFTHPLKNGRPDTTVTHDIIHSMMVANPSVEVYLLDTAGRITDYVVPDKSVRRHQVNINTVKQWLTVRNGERPLGDNPKQPGEPSIFSAAPVYENGKLTGYVYAVLASETQRNILNTLNSDLSFRLGKFIFLSALLIALVVGVITFFLITDSICQIAMVVRRFKEGDYDARIEGHAKGNLGVLTSTFNEMADVIVDNFDKINATDKFRQELIANISHDLRTPLSITQGYIETLMIKNDNLTDQEKSRYLSVVLESTKKLSILVEQLFQYAKLEANQVAPEKEQFLLNDLVSDILMAYQLKAKESNIGLHLDAAANLPPVFADIALTERVLQNLIDNAFKFSPPGGKITIQLKQTAAGIQVQVADTGIGIAPEDQAYIFERYKQLHKDEAPKKGMGIGLAIVKKILELHQSSIHVTSSPGKGAAFWFVLPAFSKTGA; this is translated from the coding sequence ATGTCAGTAAAAACGATAAGGGGGAATTTGTTGTTTTGGAAAATAGCCGCAGTGTTTTCCATACTCTTATTTACATTGGGAGTTGTGTATATGTGGATTGCATCCAACTTATCCCGTTCCTATTATACAACCGCACACCAGGAATTGTATGGAAATATTGCTTCACACCTCGCTGATTTTACTCATCCACTGAAAAATGGCCGGCCAGATACTACTGTAACGCATGATATCATTCATTCAATGATGGTGGCTAATCCCAGTGTAGAGGTTTATTTGCTGGATACAGCCGGGAGGATTACAGACTATGTTGTACCTGACAAATCTGTACGCAGGCACCAGGTAAATATTAACACGGTGAAACAATGGCTGACAGTCAGGAACGGAGAACGGCCCTTAGGCGATAATCCCAAGCAACCTGGTGAACCCAGCATCTTTTCTGCAGCCCCTGTGTATGAGAACGGGAAACTGACAGGTTATGTGTATGCCGTTCTGGCCAGTGAGACACAGCGCAACATATTGAACACACTGAATAGCGACCTGTCTTTCCGGCTGGGTAAATTTATTTTTCTATCTGCTTTGTTGATTGCGCTTGTTGTTGGGGTCATTACTTTTTTCCTTATTACAGACAGCATTTGCCAGATTGCAATGGTAGTTCGCCGGTTCAAAGAAGGAGATTATGATGCCCGTATAGAAGGTCACGCTAAGGGCAACCTGGGGGTGCTTACATCCACTTTTAATGAAATGGCCGATGTGATTGTGGACAATTTTGATAAGATCAACGCGACAGATAAATTCAGGCAGGAACTGATAGCCAATATATCCCATGACCTGCGCACGCCCTTGTCTATCACGCAGGGATATATAGAGACCCTGATGATTAAAAATGATAACCTGACAGATCAGGAAAAAAGCAGGTATTTATCTGTGGTACTGGAAAGCACAAAGAAATTGTCCATCCTGGTAGAACAATTGTTCCAGTATGCCAAACTGGAAGCGAACCAGGTAGCGCCGGAGAAGGAGCAGTTCCTGTTGAATGACCTTGTCTCTGACATACTTATGGCTTACCAGTTGAAAGCAAAGGAAAGTAATATCGGCCTGCACCTCGACGCAGCCGCTAACCTGCCGCCGGTCTTTGCCGACATTGCCCTTACAGAGCGGGTGTTACAGAATCTGATTGACAATGCATTCAAATTTTCCCCTCCTGGTGGCAAAATTACGATCCAGTTAAAGCAGACAGCTGCCGGTATACAGGTACAGGTAGCAGATACCGGCATTGGTATCGCGCCCGAAGACCAGGCATATATCTTTGAACGGTACAAGCAATTGCACAAAGATGAGGCGCCCAAAAAGGGAATGGGAATAGGGCTGGCGATTGTGAAGAAGATCCTGGAGCTCCACCAATCATCCATACATGTCACCAGCTCACCTGGAAAAGGTGCCGCATTCTGGTTTGTGTTGCCTGCGTTTTCCAAGACCGGTGCTTAA
- a CDS encoding YHS domain-containing (seleno)protein, with the protein MKNVITALGMLLFFAIHASAQTVDVRKQQFNLDQSKLAIEGYDPVAYFTSAKAIEGKKEISTVYEGVTYRFATAQNREAFKASPGKYEPQYGGWCAYAMGAKGEKVEVDPETFKIVNGKLYLFYNKYFNNTLKSWNKDEAHLKGNADKNWEKFIH; encoded by the coding sequence ATGAAAAATGTGATCACCGCGCTGGGGATGCTGCTCTTCTTTGCCATTCATGCTTCAGCGCAAACGGTTGACGTCCGTAAGCAACAGTTTAATCTGGATCAGTCAAAACTGGCTATTGAAGGTTATGACCCTGTCGCCTATTTCACCAGCGCCAAGGCCATAGAGGGTAAAAAAGAGATCAGCACCGTATATGAGGGTGTTACCTACCGCTTTGCCACCGCGCAAAACAGGGAGGCTTTTAAGGCGTCTCCCGGCAAATATGAACCTCAGTATGGCGGATGGTGCGCTTATGCCATGGGAGCAAAAGGCGAAAAGGTCGAAGTTGACCCGGAAACCTTCAAGATCGTTAATGGCAAGCTATACCTGTTCTACAATAAGTATTTCAATAATACCCTTAAAAGCTGGAATAAAGACGAAGCCCATCTGAAAGGCAATGCAGACAAGAACTGGGAAAAATTTATCCATTAA
- a CDS encoding FAD-dependent oxidoreductase — protein MVNEDFNQVHKRFSVIIAGGGLVGMTAGIAFKRIGADVRVLEQAPEIRAAGASINLWKNALDVFDDLGIGEQIRSNGVSVDAWFYDPAGQPYRAAGFDPEDYAFTLFPRPTLNTILADTVGKENILLNSRLASFEEEDDKITVILADGRRLNADLLVGADGVYSTVRQQMLPGYPAKEHKGHHVWRGVIPINGQTIENTILTVGADRTRGGLAKTSGDQVFWMINQFDSSDPIGTKKEEALRRAQNLNDSGWGEPLIRLIESTPEEKILFNQIMYVPELPFWASKRVALIGDAAHGLSPHIAAGGALGIEDVMVLINAIKHEASVPAALDRYQAQRMPYFEIVRKFSDDVEQSKDSKDFATRYAAFTHWMLNDGYNAARLTSF, from the coding sequence ATGGTAAATGAAGATTTCAATCAGGTACACAAACGCTTCAGCGTAATTATTGCCGGAGGAGGACTCGTAGGCATGACAGCGGGAATCGCATTTAAGCGTATAGGCGCCGACGTCCGCGTTCTCGAACAGGCTCCTGAGATCAGAGCAGCAGGTGCTTCAATCAACCTTTGGAAAAACGCACTTGATGTATTTGATGATCTGGGTATTGGTGAGCAGATCCGCTCAAATGGTGTTTCTGTGGATGCATGGTTTTATGATCCTGCCGGGCAACCTTACAGGGCTGCTGGCTTCGATCCTGAAGATTATGCCTTCACTCTTTTTCCAAGACCAACATTGAACACGATCCTTGCAGATACAGTGGGAAAAGAAAATATACTGCTAAACAGCAGACTGGCAAGCTTTGAGGAAGAAGACGACAAGATAACGGTAATATTGGCAGATGGCAGGAGGTTGAATGCCGATCTTTTAGTCGGCGCGGACGGCGTGTACTCTACAGTGCGCCAGCAAATGCTGCCAGGTTATCCGGCAAAGGAGCATAAAGGTCATCATGTCTGGAGAGGTGTTATTCCGATAAATGGTCAGACAATTGAAAACACGATCCTGACCGTCGGCGCCGACAGGACCAGGGGCGGCTTAGCCAAAACTTCAGGCGACCAGGTATTTTGGATGATTAACCAATTTGACAGTTCTGATCCTATAGGAACAAAGAAAGAAGAAGCGCTGCGCCGCGCACAAAACCTCAATGACAGCGGCTGGGGAGAACCCCTGATCAGACTGATCGAATCCACCCCGGAAGAGAAAATTTTGTTTAATCAGATCATGTATGTTCCTGAGTTACCTTTTTGGGCATCAAAACGTGTTGCACTTATTGGCGATGCCGCACATGGACTTTCTCCCCACATTGCGGCTGGCGGTGCATTAGGTATCGAAGATGTAATGGTACTTATCAACGCTATAAAGCATGAAGCCAGTGTGCCTGCAGCACTCGATCGCTATCAGGCTCAGCGCATGCCTTATTTTGAGATAGTGCGTAAGTTTTCCGACGATGTGGAACAGTCAAAAGATTCGAAAGATTTTGCCACGCGATATGCTGCTTTTACTCATTGGATGCTCAACGACGGGTATAACGCTGCACGTTTGACGTCGTTTTGA
- a CDS encoding MFS transporter, with translation MFRNHTLRAFQNRNFALFFAGQSVSQIGTWMQQTAVIWIIYTTTHSASMIGVAAFAQLFPTFLLSILGGVITDRHSRYRILLFTQIAAMIQAILLAALVFANCYVVWEILSLSILLGAINALDVPARQTIVHEMVNDKEDLANAISLNSAMANLAKLIGPALSGLILQRLGAGTCFAINAGSYIAVISSLLLMKLPESQASPIKKKVISELAEGFNYLRQMPAITLVIVLITFLSLLILPYDTLEPVFAKVVFKGNASTYGYISSSIGLGALTGTLLIASAPKGINLRKVVLISIAILAIGLILFSRMGTLKLALPFALILGIGSITPISTSIAIIQMEAHPQMRGRVMGYVVLAFFGMLPLGSLLISTLSQKIGAPATMLCQGIAALLIATVFYRLFGKNTKASDMNLYNEYEIPN, from the coding sequence ATGTTTAGAAATCACACTCTTCGGGCTTTCCAAAACCGAAACTTCGCCTTGTTCTTTGCAGGTCAGTCTGTATCACAAATAGGCACATGGATGCAACAGACCGCGGTGATCTGGATTATCTACACGACTACGCATTCCGCTTCTATGATAGGTGTAGCCGCATTTGCGCAGCTATTCCCAACATTTCTGCTTTCTATTTTAGGAGGGGTAATTACAGACCGGCATAGCAGATATAGGATTTTGCTTTTTACCCAAATCGCAGCAATGATACAGGCAATATTGCTTGCCGCCTTAGTTTTCGCTAATTGTTATGTAGTATGGGAAATACTTTCACTTAGCATCCTTCTTGGTGCAATTAATGCGCTTGACGTACCGGCACGGCAAACGATTGTACATGAAATGGTCAACGACAAAGAAGATCTGGCCAACGCAATTTCGCTTAATTCTGCAATGGCGAATCTGGCAAAGCTTATAGGGCCGGCATTGTCGGGGCTCATCTTACAGCGTTTGGGTGCAGGTACCTGTTTTGCTATAAACGCGGGGAGTTATATTGCCGTGATCAGTTCCCTGCTGCTAATGAAGCTCCCGGAATCTCAGGCGTCTCCCATAAAGAAAAAAGTTATTTCCGAATTGGCAGAGGGGTTCAATTATCTTCGGCAAATGCCCGCTATTACCCTTGTTATTGTTCTGATCACTTTTCTGAGTCTGTTGATCTTGCCTTATGACACCTTGGAACCTGTCTTTGCTAAAGTGGTCTTTAAAGGGAATGCCTCTACTTATGGCTATATCAGTAGCAGCATAGGATTGGGAGCATTGACCGGCACACTACTGATTGCATCAGCGCCTAAAGGGATCAATCTAAGAAAGGTTGTGCTGATCAGCATTGCAATATTGGCCATTGGGTTGATCTTATTTTCCCGGATGGGAACCCTGAAACTTGCACTGCCGTTTGCCTTGATCTTAGGTATAGGATCAATAACGCCTATATCAACAAGTATTGCAATTATTCAAATGGAGGCTCATCCACAGATGAGAGGCCGTGTGATGGGCTATGTGGTATTAGCGTTCTTCGGCATGTTACCACTCGGAAGTTTACTAATCAGTACCCTTTCACAAAAAATAGGTGCGCCGGCAACGATGTTGTGCCAGGGAATTGCAGCCCTTCTGATCGCTACCGTCTTCTATAGGCTGTTTGGAAAAAACACTAAAGCGTCCGATATGAATTTGTATAATGAATACGAGATCCCGAATTAA